One window of Sulfuricurvum sp. genomic DNA carries:
- a CDS encoding WYL domain-containing protein, whose product MGQIHDYDKILTRLTIILQRLYEGEVLSVQELASEFNVSTKTIQRDFNQRLIRFPIEKQGSKWKMQFGHALTKERTPEEALVLEMLGNIAEGIGNEFGVKAKSLFSKLQNNTKNPIYSKTIIEDISDKLGHFHIIEQAIMENKRVRFNYNNKLRHVHPYKIVSFEGYWYLYGEEFMESKLKTYYFKGIDHLEITEEKFIPNDATYRILERAINAWFEPDKEPFEVTLKASPEIAKYFHRRPLASTQRILKTYEDGSMVIEVLATSEREIMQEVKKWMPDLIITSPKPLALKAKSIADSFLNKQIEELIG is encoded by the coding sequence ATGGGACAAATTCATGACTACGATAAAATCCTTACCCGTTTAACTATCATCCTGCAGCGATTGTATGAGGGCGAAGTATTATCGGTTCAAGAATTAGCCTCAGAGTTCAATGTATCCACGAAAACCATCCAGCGTGATTTCAATCAGCGCCTTATCCGTTTTCCAATAGAGAAGCAGGGGAGTAAGTGGAAGATGCAATTTGGTCATGCACTCACCAAAGAGCGAACCCCCGAAGAGGCACTGGTGTTGGAGATGCTGGGAAATATCGCCGAAGGAATAGGAAACGAATTCGGTGTCAAAGCCAAATCGCTCTTCTCCAAACTCCAAAACAATACTAAAAACCCCATCTACTCTAAAACCATTATCGAAGATATCTCCGATAAACTTGGACACTTCCATATCATCGAACAAGCAATTATGGAGAACAAGAGGGTACGGTTTAATTACAACAACAAACTCCGTCATGTTCATCCCTATAAAATTGTCTCCTTTGAAGGGTACTGGTATCTCTATGGTGAAGAGTTCATGGAGAGCAAACTCAAGACCTATTATTTTAAAGGGATCGATCATCTTGAAATTACCGAAGAGAAATTCATTCCTAACGATGCAACGTACCGGATACTAGAACGTGCCATCAACGCATGGTTTGAACCCGACAAAGAACCTTTTGAAGTGACACTCAAAGCTTCCCCTGAAATCGCAAAATATTTTCACCGTAGACCACTCGCTAGTACCCAGCGAATACTAAAAACTTATGAGGATGGAAGCATGGTAATCGAAGTATTGGCAACTTCGGAACGAGAGATCATGCAAGAGGTTAAGAAATGGATGCCAGATCTCATCATCACCTCTCCAAAACCCTTAGCTCTTAAAGCCAAAAGTATTGCCGATAGCTTTTTGAATAAACAGATCGAAGAGTTGATTGGGTAA